A window of the Odocoileus virginianus isolate 20LAN1187 ecotype Illinois chromosome 20, Ovbor_1.2, whole genome shotgun sequence genome harbors these coding sequences:
- the NAT14 gene encoding probable N-acetyltransferase 14 yields MAPSHLSVREMREDEKPLVLEMLKAGVKDTENRVALHALTRPPALLLLAAASSGLRFVLASFALALLLPVFLAVAAMKLGLRARWGSLPPPGGLGGPWVAVRGSGDVCGVLALAPGSGAGDGARVTRLSVSRWHRRRGVGRRLLAFAEARARAWAGGMGEPRARLVVPVAVAAWGVAGLLEGCGYQAEGSWGCMGYTLVREFSKEL; encoded by the exons ATGGCCCCCAGCCACCTGTCGGTGCGGGAGATGAGGGAAGATGAGAAACCCTTAGTGCTGGAGATGCTGAAG GCTGGTGTGAAGGACACGGAGAACCGCGTGGCCCTTCATGCGCTGACCCGGCCGCCGGCCCTGCTCCTCCTGGCTGCGGCCAGCAGCGGCCTTCGCTTCGTCCTGGCCTCCTTTGCCCTGGCCCTCCTCCTGCCCGTGTTCCTGGCTGTGGCGGCCATGAAGCTGGGCCTGCGGGCCCGCTGGGGCTCGCTGCCCCCGCCGGGCGGCCTCGGGGGGCCCTGGGTGGCAGTGCGGGGCTCAGGGGACGTGTGCGGGGTCCTGGCCCTAGCCCCAGGCTCCGGTGCTGGGGACGGGGCCCGGGTCACCCGCCTCTCAGTGTCCCGCTGGCACCGCCGCCGAGGCGTCGGCAGGCGCCTGCTGGCCTTTGCCGAGGCCCGGGCGCGAGCCTGGGCCGGCGGCATGGGGGAGCCCCGGGCGCGCCTCGTGGTCCCGGTGGCCGTGGCGGCGTGGGGTGTGGCCGGGCTGCTGGAGGGCTGTGGCTACCAGGCCGAGGGGAGCTGGGGCTGCATGGGCTACACGCTGGTGCGGGAGTTCAGCAAGGAACTGTGA
- the ZNF628 gene encoding zinc finger protein 628 — protein MVGSHVDMAPASTAEGPGEKPGPAAPAPPAQYECGECGKSFRWSSRLLHHQRTHTGERPYKCPDCPKAFKGSSALLYHQRGHTGERPYQCPDCPKAFKRSSLLQIHRSVHTGLRAFTCGQCGLAFKWSSHYQYHLRQHTGERPYPCPDCPKAFKNSSSLRRHRHVHTGERPYTCGVCGKSFTQSTNLRQHQRVHTGERPFRCPLCPKTFTHSSNLLLHQRTHGAAAVAAAAPSAGPGPPPREPAAGSKVLVSDAYLQQPLPPPSPPAPPPPAPPPVVPELFLAAAETTVELVYRCDGCELGFGSEELLLEHQPCPGPEAPPPPAAAPSEVPKADPPPPPPTRSPLPQPAPAAAAAAPGFACLPCGKSFRTVAGLSRHQHSHGAVGGQAFRCGSCDGAFPQLASLLAHQQSHVEEAAAGRPPPQAEAAEVTCPQEPLGPTPGPPAPAPAPASAERPYKCAECGKAFKGSSGLRYHLRDHTGERPYQCGECGKAFKRSSLLAIHQRVHTGLRAFTCGQCGLTFKWSSHYQYHLRLHSGERPYACGECGKAFRNTSCLRRHRHVHTGERPHACGVCGKSFAQTSNLRQHQRVHTGERPFRCPLCPKTFTHSSNLLLHQRTHSAERPFACPVCGRSFVMAAYLQRHLRTHAPAAGPQPQAPLAAAPAPSATQDVHVLPHLQATLSLEVAGGTAPAAAPGPAAPNSQTFLLVQTAQGLQLIPSSVQPPTPPPPPAPPKLILLPSSSPAGGGSCARQGPRAAGKAGPGAGVVWLPGSGGLGVQRGSNAGANVGGQSLIVLQNVAGGETGPQEVSGVQLQPLRPAPELTTVQLQPAQEVTTVQLQPVTGPLSSSSGGAVTTEAPNLLVVQSGAPEELLADPGPGESGEGEAGPGVVPDVLFETLQTEEGLQSVLVLSGADGEQTQLCVQEVETLPSGLAEPPASGPPGQKLLIIRSAPAAELLESGSAGGGAAALQLLAPPPPGPASAPAGIPAAPGPQMVQVVPAGAAPGGVAPQGLPSIQIVQTLPAVQLVHTF, from the coding sequence ATGGTCGGCTCCCACGTGGACATGGCGCCGGCCTCGACCGCCGAGGGGCCTGGGGAGAAACCCGGGCCCGCGGCCCCTGCCCCGCCGGCGCAGTATGAGTGTGGGGAGTGCGGCAAGTCCTTCCGCTGGTCGTCCCGCCTGCTGCACCACCAGCGCACGCACACGGGCGAGCGGCCCTACAAGTGCCCTGACTGCCCGAAGGCCTTCAAGGGCTCGTCGGCGCTGCTCTACCACCAGCGGGGCCACACGGGCGAGAGGCCCTACCAGTGCCCCGACTGCCCCAAGGCCTTCAAGCGCTCGTCGCTGCTGCAGATCCACCGCAGCGTGCACACGGGCCTGCGCGCCTTCACCTGCGGCCAGTGCGGCCTGGCCTTCAAGTGGTCCTCACACTACCAGTACCACCTGCGGCAGCACACGGGCGAGCGGCCCTACCCCTGCCCCGACTGCCCCAAGGCGTTCAAGAACTCGTCCAGCCTGCGGCGCCACCGGCACGTGCACACAGGCGAGCGGCCCTATACCTGTGGCGTGTGCGGCAAGAGCTTCACGCAGAGCACTAACCTGCGGCAGCACCAGCGCGTGCACACGGGCGAGCGGCCCTTCCGCTGCCCGCTCTGCCCCAAGACCTTCACGCACTCCTCCAACCTGCTGCTGCACCAGCGCACACATGGCGCTGCCGCTGTCGCCGCTGCCGCCCCCAGCGCCGGCCCTGGCCCTCCGCCGCGCGAGCCCGCCGCCGGCAGCAAGGTCCTGGTCTCCGACGCCTACCTGCAGCAGCCCCTGCCGCCGCCCAGCCCGcctgcgccgccgccgcccgcgcccccgcccgTGGTGCCTGAGCTCTTCCTGGCGGCGGCCGAGACCACGGTGGAGCTGGTGTACCGCTGCGATGGCTGCGAGCTGGGCTTTGGCAGCGAGGAGCTGCTCCTGGAGCACCAGCCGTGTCCTGGGCCCGAGGCGCCGCCACCGCCGGCCGCCGCGCCCTCAGAGGTGCCCAAGGCCGACCCGCCGCCGCCCCCACCTACGCGGTCCCCGCTGCCCCAGCccgctcccgccgccgccgccgccgcccccggctTCGCCTGCCTCCCCTGTGGGAAGTCCTTCCGGACGGTGGCCGGCCTCTCCCGCCACCAGCACAGCCACGGGGCAGTGGGTGGGCAGGCGTTTCGCTGCGGCAGCTGCGACGGCGCCTTCCCGCAGCTGGCCAGCCTGCTGGCGCACCAGCAGAGCCACGTGGAGGAGGCCGCGGCCGGGCGCCCGCCCCCCCAGGCCGAGGCCGCCGAGGTCACCTGCCCCCAGGAGCCGCTGGGGCCCACGCCCGGCCCGCCGGCCCCGGCGCCCGCCCCGGCCTCGGCGGAGCGGCCCTACAAGTGCGCCGAGTGTGGCAAGGCCTTCAAGGGCTCGTCGGGGCTGCGCTACCACCTGCGGGACCACACGGGCGAGCGGCCCTACCAGTGCGGCGAGTGCGGCAAGGCGTTCAAGCGCTCGTCGCTGCTCGCCATCCACCAGCGCGTGCACACGGGCCTGCGCGCCTTCACGTGCGGCCAGTGCGGCCTCACCTTCAAGTGGTCCTCGCACTACCAGTACCACCTGCGGCTGCACTCGGGCGAGCGGCCCTACGCCTGCGGCGAGTGCGGCAAGGCCTTCCGCAACACGTCGTGCCTGCGGCGCCACCGGCACGTGCACACGGGCGAGCGGCCCCACGCCTGCGGCGTGTGCGGCAAAAGCTTCGCACAGACCTCCAACCTGCGGCAGCACCAGCGCGTGCACACGGGCGAGCGGCCCTTCCGCTGCCCGCTCTGCCCCAAGACCTTCACGCACTCCTCCAACCTGCTGCTGCACCAGCGCACGCACTCGGCCGAGCGGCCCTTCGCCTGCCCGGTCTGTGGCCGCAGCTTCGTCATGGCCGCCTACCTGCAGCGGCACCTGAGGACGCATGCCCCCGCGgccggcccccagccccaggccccgctGGCCGCCGCCCCTGCCCCGTCGGCCACCCAGGATGTGCAcgtcctcccccacctccaggccaCACTCTCCCTAGAGGTGGCCGGGGGGACGGCCCCGGCCGCTGCCCCCGGCCCCGCCGCTCCCAACTCGCAAACGTTTCTCCTGGTGCAGACAGCTCAGGGCCTGCAGCTGATCCCCAGCAGCGTCCAGCCGCccacgcccccgcccccgcccgcgccCCCCAAACTCATCTTgctgccctcctccagccccgCTGGGGGGGGCAGCTGTGCCCGGCAGGGCCCGCGGGCCGCGGGGAAAGCTGGGCCGGGCGCTGGAGTAGTCTGGCTGCCAGGCTCTGGGGGTTTAGGCGTGCAGAGAGGAAGCAACGCTGGGGCGAACGTGGGAGGGCAGAGCCTCATAGTTCTGCAGAACGTGGCGGGTGGGGAGACAGGCCCGCAGGAAGTGAGTGGGGTTCAGCTCCAGCCCCTTCGTCCAGCTCCTGAACTGACCACCGTCCAGCTCCAGCCGGCCCAGGAGGTGACCACGGTCCAGCTCCAGCCTGTGACGGGTCCGCTGTCCAGTTCCAGCGGGGGAGCCGTGACCACCGAGGCGCCTAATCTGCTGGTGGTTCAGAGCGGGGCGCCCGAGGAGTTGCTGGCGGACCCTGGCCCAGGGGAGTCTGGCGAGGGCGAGGCCGGCCCCGGGGTGGTCCCAGATGTGCTCTTTGAGACACTGCAGACGGAGGAGGGGCTGCAGAGCGTGCTGGTGTTGAGCGGGGCCGACGGGGAGCAGACCCAGCTGTGTGTGCAGGAGGTAGAGACCTTACCGTCGGGGCTGGCCGAGCCGCCCGCCTCCGGCCCGCCCGGACAGAAGCTGCTGATTATCCGCAGCGCCCCGGCCGCAGAGCTGCTGGAGAGCGGCAGCGCTGGCGGGGGCGCCGCTGCGCTGCAGCTGCTGGCGCCCCCACCGCCTGGCCCAGCCTCTGCTCCCGCGGGCATTCCTGCGGCCCCGGGCCCCCAGATGGTACAAGTGGTCCCCGCAGGAGCAGCACCCGGGGGCGTGGCCCCTCAGGGCCTGCCGTCCATCCAGATTGTCCAGACTCTGCCCGCGGTCCAGCTGGTGCACACGTTTTGA